The genome window GTATAGCCCCCTTCGCCAAAGCCCCCAACCTTGCCCAACTGCACGGCCAGCGCGGCGACGGCGGCGATACCGGCGAGGACGAAGAGGCCGACGATGATCTCGATGCGTCGGTATTGCGGCAACATACGCTCCCCCTAGAGAAAGAACGAGGTGATGATGTAGTCCATCACCAGGATGGAGACCGAGGTGATGACCACCGCCCGGGTGGTGGCCTGCGCCACCCCTTCGGTGGTCGGCTCGGCGCGAAAGCCCATGAAGGTGCAAACGGCGCCGAGCAGCAAGGCGAATCCGGCCGACTTGGCCCAGCCGGTGGTCAGATCGTGCATGGTCACCTTGTCCACCGTCTCGCCGATGTAGGAGCCGGCGTTGACCCCGAGCAGATCGACGCCGACCAGGTAGCCGGCGGCCAGACCGACCACATCGAAGATGGCGACCAGCAGCGGCAGGGCGATCAGCACGGCGACGATGCGCGGCAACAGGATCTGCCGCACCGGGTTGACCGCCATCATCTCCAGCGCGTCGAGCTGCTCGGTCACCCGCATGATGCCGATCTCGGCGGTGATGCTGGAGCCGGCACGGCCGGTCATCATCAGCGCGCCCAGCACCGGCCCCAGCTCACGGATGATGGAGAGCGCCACCGCCGAACCGAGCAGCGACTCGGAGCCGAACT of Zetaproteobacteria bacterium contains these proteins:
- a CDS encoding ABC transporter permease, translated to MLRWCGAVGRGTLRGVEQVGDATLLTLRTLLCLFAPPWRLRNFVAQLYAIGVGSLVIIAITGAFTGMVLALQGYYTLAKFGSESLLGSAVALSIIRELGPVLGALMMTGRAGSSITAEIGIMRVTEQLDALEMMAVNPVRQILLPRIVAVLIALPLLVAIFDVVGLAAGYLVGVDLLGVNAGSYIGETVDKVTMHDLTTGWAKSAGFALLLGAVCTFMGFRAEPTTEGVAQATTRAVVITSVSILVMDYIITSFFL